GCTGCAAATCTATTTCAAGGACGGCCGCGCGAAAGTTGAAATCGCGCTCGCCAAAGGCAAGCAACTGCACGACAAGCGCGAAGCGATCGCACGCAAAACCATGCGGCGGGAAATCGAGCGCGCGCTCAAAGATCGAAACCGTTGACGACGATACCGGCGCGCGCCGCCGTCGCACGCAATGCGATCGCAAGCGAGCGCATCCGGGAGACGCTGCGCTGGAGCGCGCGTGGAGTCCGTCCCGGCTCAGCCATCACGCCTTCGATTGTCGAATGAAATCCTCGTGGACGAATTCTGAACCCGCGCGATGCCGGAAGCATGCCCTTCTCATTGATTAGCCATTGGCGATTGAGCGCGTAGAGGACCAACGTCATGAAACCCGCGGCGTGAAACAGAGAGCCCGTCACATAGCTCGTGTCTCCGCGCTCTGCGGGCTTGACCGCAATCGCAAGCTCGAAGGTCGCATCGAAAAAATGCTTGGTAACCATCGCGCGCCTGAATATCGCCGGATATGTGGCGACCTGTCGCTTGAGCTGTCGCAGCCTTGAGCGCGGATCGTGAAGCGGTACGCAGCAGCGGATCTCGCCGGGGTAAATCTGGCAATGAAAGCCCATCGGGTGGCCGAGTTGATAGGCGGCTGAAATCCGTCCCACGCGGCAATCTTTGATGGCACGACGGACGGCCACCAGGTCACGGTAAAGAAAGTCTACGTGCCGTCCACCGATCTGGAGCCATCCTCCTCCATCCACGCCCGTTCCCCACGCACCCAACGGGGTTAACAGACCAGGACGGTTGCGATCGTCGAGATCTCGGGCGGCTCGATCTAGCGTGGAGAGCCGAAAGGGCTTCCGCGAGTCGTAGTAGATGCCCAGATCGATATCCGAGTGACGGTCAGCTGTGCCGCGAGCACGCGATCCTCCCAGGGCGATCGCCTCGATTCCGGTCACGCTTCCAAGTCGCGTAACTACACGATCGAAGATGCCCTGAATTTCCGCAGCAAAGCGCACCCGGCCAAGCTAGCGGGCGACGGTCTATCGAACAATCAGGTCAGGAAAAAACGTGCAAGCCCAACACCAGCCCGACAAGAAACAGAACGATGAAAATGCCGAACAGCACCCGCGCAATGCCCGCGGCCGTGCCCGCAATGCCTCCCATTCCCATAGCCCCGGCGACCAGCGCAATGATCAGAAACACCAACGCCCAATACAGCATAAGCGCTCCCTCCCCGGCCCTCATGCCGGCAGGCATTCGTGGTGCAAGAGGCGCGCCCGTCTATCGTCCGGTTGGAGGCTCTATTCTTGGAGAAAAGGGAGAGGATCTAAAAAAATTACCGGCGGGGCCGATAGTCATCGCTTCTCGCGCGAAGTCCGCCAATCATCGATGCTTTCGCGATTGAAGCGCCAATCGCTGCCGACTCGGAATGCGGGAATCTCTCGTTTTCTCAGCAGGCGATAGATCGTACTGGGATGGACATGCAGATATTCCGCGACTTCCGTTACAGTCAGAACTTTATCGTCGTCCTTCATCTAGCCACATTAAGTCAGCGGAGAGAAAAATCGCCGGAGAGAATCTTCTTTCGATCAAGGAAGACAGTGCGCACATCAGGCGTCCGCGCCGGCTCATTTCCCAATTCGTCTAGGATAAAGTGGGCAAGAAACATTCCCGTTGGGCTTTTATTGCCAGATTTCGTCACAAAGGGCAATTCGCGAACTCAAAGCACCTAGCTTATGCACCTACCCTAGTTAAAGCGCGGGTACGCACTGCTTACCGAATTTTTGCGACACTCTGGCGCGAAACCAAGATAATTTTCGCCGATCGGCCTGTCGCAAACGCGTGGTGGTCGGGAAATCCACCAAAATCGGCGGAAGAGCTCGTAACTTCGAGGGCCGACCGTGTGGGCGATCCCCGAGGCTAAATCAGGACGAGGAGGCCGCGGGAAAGAATACCAGCGTGCGCACCTCAATACTTTCACGCGCAGGGGCGTCTGGAGAACTGGTGGGATCCGCGAATGCGGTGTGGGCGGTGAAGCGAGTGCGTCCTGGATCCGAGTCGTAGCACTTCAGAAGCAGCACTTCGGTCTGCTCCATGTGTGGGAAATAGAACCATCGATGGTCGGGGTTGTATGCGACGGAGTAAACCTCGCCGATTCGATCGTGATACCTGAGATCCTGTGCGACAAAGTCGCTCTGCACCATGCTGGCCGCATCGCAGACCGCCAACGGACTCTCCTGTACCGGGCCCCGGATCGGGCGCCAAACGTTGATGACCGCGAAGCGATTCTTCAACAGCACGTCGGCTTCGGCGGGCAGCAGGTCGCGCACGCGC
The sequence above is drawn from the Candidatus Binataceae bacterium genome and encodes:
- a CDS encoding helix-turn-helix domain-containing protein, which codes for MKDDDKVLTVTEVAEYLHVHPSTIYRLLRKREIPAFRVGSDWRFNRESIDDWRTSREKR
- a CDS encoding nucleotidyltransferase domain-containing protein translates to MRFAAEIQGIFDRVVTRLGSVTGIEAIALGGSRARGTADRHSDIDLGIYYDSRKPFRLSTLDRAARDLDDRNRPGLLTPLGAWGTGVDGGGWLQIGGRHVDFLYRDLVAVRRAIKDCRVGRISAAYQLGHPMGFHCQIYPGEIRCCVPLHDPRSRLRQLKRQVATYPAIFRRAMVTKHFFDATFELAIAVKPAERGDTSYVTGSLFHAAGFMTLVLYALNRQWLINEKGMLPASRGFRIRPRGFHSTIEGVMAEPGRTPRALQRSVSRMRSLAIALRATAARAGIVVNGFDL
- a CDS encoding DUF1328 family protein, with the translated sequence MLYWALVFLIIALVAGAMGMGGIAGTAAGIARVLFGIFIVLFLVGLVLGLHVFS